One stretch of Tenacibaculum sp. MAR_2010_89 DNA includes these proteins:
- a CDS encoding aminotransferase class I/II-fold pyridoxal phosphate-dependent enzyme produces the protein MKDLFERIKGDKGPLGKWADIAEGYYVFPKLEGPISNRMSFNGKKVITWSINDYLGLANHPDVLKVDGDSAAKDGMAYPMGARMMSGHTKYHEQLEQECAEFVGKESSYLVNFGYQGMVSAIDALVSKDDIIVYDMDTHACIIDGVRLHAGKRFVYRHNDIESCEKNLMRATKMAEKTGGGILLVSEGVFGMRGEQGRLAEIVALKEKYNFRLLVDDAHGFGTLGEGGRGTGFEQGVQDGIDVYFATFAKSMAGIGAFFAGDKDVIQYLQYNMRSQMFAKSLPMPMVKGALKRLDMIRTMPELKENLWKITNALQSGLRNAGFDLGTTQTCITPVYLKGEIPEAMAMVQDLRENHGVFCSIVVYPVIPKGLIILRLIPTARHTVEDVEETIIAFSAIREKLENGTYKKVAEAIMAE, from the coding sequence ATTAAAGATTTATTTGAAAGAATAAAAGGGGATAAAGGACCTTTAGGAAAATGGGCTGATATTGCAGAAGGATATTATGTGTTTCCTAAATTAGAAGGGCCAATATCAAACCGAATGTCTTTCAATGGAAAAAAAGTAATTACTTGGAGTATTAACGATTATTTAGGTTTAGCAAATCATCCTGATGTATTGAAAGTAGATGGTGATTCTGCAGCTAAAGACGGAATGGCATACCCTATGGGAGCGCGTATGATGTCTGGGCATACAAAATATCATGAGCAATTAGAGCAAGAGTGTGCTGAATTTGTAGGGAAAGAATCTTCTTATTTAGTGAATTTTGGATATCAAGGTATGGTTTCAGCTATTGATGCTTTAGTATCAAAAGATGATATTATTGTGTATGATATGGATACTCATGCTTGTATTATTGACGGAGTTCGTTTACATGCAGGAAAACGTTTTGTATATAGACATAATGATATTGAGAGTTGCGAAAAGAATTTGATGAGAGCAACTAAAATGGCAGAAAAGACTGGAGGAGGAATTTTGTTAGTTTCTGAAGGTGTATTTGGAATGAGAGGAGAACAAGGTCGTTTAGCAGAGATAGTTGCCTTAAAAGAAAAATATAATTTCCGTTTATTAGTAGATGATGCTCATGGTTTTGGAACCTTAGGAGAAGGAGGTCGAGGTACTGGTTTTGAACAAGGTGTACAAGATGGTATTGATGTTTATTTTGCAACATTTGCAAAATCTATGGCGGGTATAGGTGCATTTTTTGCAGGAGATAAAGATGTAATTCAATATCTTCAATACAATATGCGATCTCAAATGTTTGCAAAATCATTACCAATGCCAATGGTAAAAGGAGCATTAAAACGTTTAGATATGATTCGTACAATGCCAGAGTTGAAAGAGAACTTATGGAAAATAACGAATGCATTACAATCTGGCTTACGTAACGCTGGTTTCGATTTAGGTACTACTCAAACATGTATTACTCCTGTGTATTTAAAAGGAGAAATACCAGAAGCTATGGCTATGGTTCAAGATTTACGTGAAAATCATGGAGTATTTTGTTCAATAGTAGTGTATCCAGTAATACCAAAAGGATTGATTATATTACGATTAATACCAACAGCTCGTCATACAGTAGAAGATGTAGAAGAAACTATAATAGCTTTTTCTGCAATTAGAGAGAAACTTGAAAATGGTACTTATAAAAAAGTAGCTGAAGCTATAATGGCTGAATAA
- a CDS encoding transketolase family protein: MKKYTYTEKKDTRSGFGDGLTELGKTNPNVVALCADLTGSLKMNDFEKNHPERFYQVGIAEANMMGIAAGLTIGGKIPFTGTFANFSTGRVYDQIRQSIAYSDKNVKVCASHAGLTLGEDGATHQILEDIGLMKMLPGMTVINTCDYSQTKAATLAIAEHEGPVYLRFGRPKVPVFMTDEPFVIGKAIKLTEGTDVTIVATGHLVWEALQAAEQLEEKGISAEVINIHTIKPLDEEAILESVAKTGCVVTAEEHNKYGGLGESVARCLATNNPSPQEFVAVNDSFGESATPDQLMAKYGLNDVAIIAAVEKVIKRK, encoded by the coding sequence ATGAAGAAATATACTTACACTGAAAAAAAAGATACCCGTTCAGGATTTGGCGATGGGTTAACTGAATTAGGAAAAACAAATCCTAATGTCGTAGCTCTATGTGCCGATTTAACCGGTTCGTTAAAGATGAATGATTTTGAAAAAAATCATCCAGAACGTTTTTATCAAGTTGGAATTGCTGAAGCAAATATGATGGGAATCGCAGCTGGGCTTACTATTGGAGGAAAAATTCCATTTACAGGAACCTTTGCTAACTTTTCAACAGGTCGTGTATACGATCAAATTCGTCAATCTATAGCGTATTCTGATAAAAATGTAAAAGTATGTGCATCGCATGCAGGTCTTACTTTAGGAGAAGACGGAGCTACACACCAAATATTAGAAGATATTGGATTAATGAAAATGTTACCAGGTATGACAGTAATTAATACTTGTGATTATAGTCAAACTAAAGCAGCTACTCTTGCTATAGCTGAGCATGAAGGCCCTGTATATTTACGTTTTGGACGACCAAAAGTACCTGTATTTATGACAGATGAACCATTTGTTATTGGGAAAGCAATTAAGCTTACTGAAGGTACTGATGTTACAATAGTAGCTACAGGTCATTTAGTATGGGAAGCATTACAAGCTGCAGAACAACTAGAAGAAAAAGGAATATCTGCTGAAGTTATAAACATACATACTATAAAGCCTTTAGATGAAGAAGCTATTTTAGAATCTGTAGCTAAAACTGGTTGTGTAGTAACTGCAGAAGAACATAATAAATATGGAGGCTTGGGAGAGAGTGTAGCACGTTGTTTAGCTACAAATAATCCTTCACCTCAAGAATTTGTAGCTGTTAATGATAGTTTTGGTGAATCTGCAACACCAGATCAGTTAATGGCGAAGTACGGATTAAATGATGTGGCTATCATTGCTGCCGTAGAAAAAGTAATTAAAAGAAAATAA
- a CDS encoding molybdopterin cofactor-binding domain-containing protein, giving the protein MNSKENKLTFSRRNFLRTSALASGGIMIGFNLFTACKPNVKPSIDIENLNFNDFNAFIKISDNGYVTIYSPNPEIGQGVKTSMPMIIAEELDVEWDKVHVVQAKYNKKEYTRQVAGGSQSIRKGWDALRQTGATTKQMLINAAATKWGVDSSTCKASKGIITNDKGETIGYGEVVKEAALLEVPEKVELKKPSEYTIIGTDAVNVDLDKITTGKPLFGLDYKAENMLYASVLRPPAFGQKLESFDDSEAKKVTGVLEVLRFGDKVAVLGKNTWAAMKGKKAIKAVWKDAGELESTLEHDKILNGILDNEKLDVRREDGNVKKAFSEADKVIERTYHSPFLPHNCLEPMNFYADVTDEKVHLVGPIQTPQWTAGRVANLLKRKEEEIELEMTRMGGGFGRRLYGDFALEAAEVSSLAKKPVKVIFSREDDMTDGIYRPAIKYRISASLKDGEITGYHLKEAAINSNMYGLIPHFFPAGCISNYKVSSGNYKSNITTGAWRAPYTNFLAFAEQSFFDELAQEMGKDPVQLRIELLQNVKDNADEKIEYSGERMENTIKLAAEKGGWGKSKEGVFQGFSAYYSHNTHVAELAEVELKNGVPVVTKVVAAVDCGIIVNPTGAINQIQGGVIDGIGHAMYGNLTFENGKPSNKNFDTYRLIRMNETPKVEVHFVQNELSPTGLGEPGLPPAGGAVSNAIYRALNTRLYKQPFIDEVGEKRKVLG; this is encoded by the coding sequence ATGAACTCAAAAGAAAATAAACTAACATTTAGTAGAAGGAATTTTTTAAGAACATCTGCTTTAGCAAGTGGAGGGATTATGATAGGCTTTAATTTATTTACAGCGTGTAAACCAAATGTAAAGCCTTCTATTGATATAGAAAATCTAAATTTTAATGACTTTAATGCATTTATAAAAATATCAGATAATGGTTATGTCACAATCTATTCTCCTAATCCAGAAATAGGCCAGGGTGTAAAAACATCAATGCCAATGATTATTGCAGAGGAATTAGATGTTGAGTGGGATAAAGTACATGTAGTTCAAGCAAAATATAATAAAAAGGAATATACACGCCAAGTAGCAGGCGGGAGCCAATCTATACGTAAAGGTTGGGATGCTTTACGACAAACAGGAGCTACTACAAAACAGATGTTAATAAATGCAGCTGCTACAAAGTGGGGAGTTGATTCTTCTACTTGTAAAGCATCTAAAGGAATTATTACAAATGATAAAGGAGAAACTATAGGTTATGGAGAGGTTGTTAAAGAAGCAGCTCTATTGGAAGTACCTGAAAAAGTAGAATTAAAGAAACCTTCTGAATATACAATTATAGGTACTGATGCTGTAAATGTAGACTTAGATAAGATCACAACAGGGAAACCACTTTTCGGATTAGATTATAAAGCTGAAAATATGTTATATGCATCAGTTTTGCGTCCACCTGCTTTTGGTCAAAAATTAGAAAGTTTTGATGACAGTGAAGCAAAAAAAGTAACAGGAGTACTTGAAGTTTTAAGGTTTGGTGATAAAGTTGCAGTTTTGGGTAAAAATACTTGGGCAGCAATGAAAGGAAAAAAAGCAATTAAAGCTGTTTGGAAAGATGCTGGAGAGTTAGAAAGCACTTTAGAACATGATAAGATTTTAAATGGAATTCTTGATAATGAAAAGTTAGATGTTCGTAGAGAAGATGGGAATGTTAAAAAAGCTTTTTCAGAGGCTGATAAAGTAATAGAAAGAACTTATCATTCTCCTTTTTTGCCCCATAATTGTTTAGAACCAATGAATTTTTATGCAGATGTAACTGATGAAAAAGTACATTTAGTAGGGCCAATTCAAACTCCACAATGGACGGCAGGAAGAGTTGCTAATTTACTAAAAAGAAAAGAAGAGGAAATTGAATTAGAAATGACAAGAATGGGGGGTGGATTTGGACGTCGCTTATATGGAGATTTTGCTTTAGAGGCTGCTGAAGTTTCTAGTTTGGCTAAAAAACCTGTAAAGGTTATTTTTTCTAGAGAAGATGATATGACAGATGGTATTTATCGACCAGCAATAAAATATAGAATTTCAGCTTCTTTAAAGGATGGAGAAATTACTGGATATCATTTAAAAGAAGCAGCGATAAACAGTAATATGTATGGATTAATTCCACATTTTTTTCCTGCAGGGTGTATTTCAAATTATAAAGTGTCTAGTGGTAATTATAAAAGTAATATTACTACAGGTGCATGGAGGGCTCCTTACACTAACTTTTTAGCATTTGCAGAACAAAGTTTTTTCGATGAATTAGCACAAGAAATGGGGAAAGATCCAGTTCAGTTAAGAATTGAACTATTGCAGAATGTAAAAGATAATGCAGATGAAAAAATAGAGTATTCTGGAGAAAGGATGGAGAACACGATTAAATTAGCTGCTGAAAAAGGTGGTTGGGGAAAGTCTAAAGAAGGTGTTTTTCAAGGTTTTTCGGCTTATTATAGCCATAATACCCATGTAGCAGAATTGGCAGAAGTAGAGCTGAAAAATGGTGTGCCTGTTGTTACTAAAGTTGTTGCAGCTGTAGATTGTGGTATAATTGTAAACCCAACAGGAGCAATTAACCAAATTCAAGGAGGAGTTATAGATGGAATTGGACATGCTATGTATGGAAATTTGACTTTTGAAAATGGAAAACCATCAAATAAAAACTTCGATACTTATCGTTTAATAAGAATGAATGAAACGCCAAAAGTAGAAGTGCATTTTGTTCAAAATGAGTTGTCTCCAACTGGATTGGGAGAGCCTGGGTTACCTCCGGCTGGAGGTGCGGTTTCTAATGCGATTTATAGAGCATTAAATACCAGATTATATAAACAACCATTTATAGATGAAGTTGGAGAAAAAAGAAAAGTTCTAGGATAG
- a CDS encoding pyruvate carboxylase: MKIQKVLVANRGEIAIRVFRACVEVGIKTVGIYTYEDRYSLHRYKADECYQIGEDNEPLKPYLDIEAIIKVAVENNVDAIHPGYGFLSENAEFAQKCEENGIIFIGPKVSVLKALGDKITAKEVAVANNVPIIQSSQEDLNSIDIALSEAKKIGYPIMLKAASGGGGRGMRVIRSDEELKKSFPEARRESLNAFGDDTVFLEKYVENPKHIEIQIVADTYGNIVHLYERDCSVQRRYQKVIEFAPSFGLTDKIKNDLYTYAIDICKAVNYNNIGTVEFLVDDDGSVYFIEVNPRIQVEHTVTEMVTNIDLVKTQLFIAGGYKLADKQIKIPSQESIVITGYALQCRVTTEDPANDFKPDYGTVSTYRSASGFGIRLDAGSIYQGVKISPFFDSMLVKVSARSRTLDGACRKMLRALVEFRVRGVKTNIAFLENILHHETFRKGEVTVNFIKNEPKLFEFKEPKNRANKLINFLGEVIVNGNPDVKKINKSHQFTVPKVPKFSKTENYAKGTKDLLTELGPEKFAQWLKNEKKIHFTDTTMRDAHQSLLATRMRTTDMLKVAEGYAKNHPEIFSMEVWGGATFDVCLRFLQENPWERLALLRKAMPNVLLQMLIRGSNGVGYTAYPDNLVEKFVEKSWETGVDVFRIFDSLNWMKSIEPCIKHVRNRTNGLAEASICYTGDILNPNKTKYDLKYYLQLAKDIENAGAHILGVKDMAGLLKPQAAYELISALKSEINIPIHLHTHDTSSVQSATYLKAIEAGVDVVDVALGGLSGLTSQPNFNSMVEMLRFNERENLLNTEKLSEYSNYWEAVRGYYYPFESGLKSGTGEVYEHEIPGGQYSNLKGQAIALGLEDKFTEVTKMYGEVNTMFGDIVKVTPSSKVVGDMAQYMISNDLTVKDVMERGDTISFPQSVISFFKGDLGQPVGGFPDKLQKIILKNEEPYTDRPNAHLEPIDFEKEFKDFKRQFGKGMGRELEITDFLSFKLYPKVFTDAYNNHLKFGNVMNIPTKNFLFGMEVGEEIMVDIESGKKVLISLMQKSEPDENGFINVFFKINGQMRNVSIKDNSVKVDKIENVKADAEDEKQIGAPLQGLLSTVLVKNGEEVKENQPLFIIEAMKMETTVTAISSGIIDKVLLEAGSLVDASDLVVKLK; this comes from the coding sequence ATGAAAATTCAAAAAGTACTAGTAGCTAACAGGGGAGAAATAGCTATTAGAGTATTTAGAGCCTGCGTTGAGGTAGGAATAAAAACTGTTGGTATTTATACTTATGAAGATAGGTATTCTTTACACCGTTATAAGGCAGATGAATGTTATCAAATAGGTGAAGATAATGAGCCCTTAAAGCCTTATTTAGATATTGAGGCTATTATTAAAGTAGCTGTAGAAAATAATGTAGATGCTATTCATCCTGGATATGGTTTTTTATCTGAAAATGCTGAATTTGCCCAGAAATGTGAAGAGAATGGAATTATTTTCATTGGACCAAAAGTGTCGGTATTAAAAGCTTTAGGAGATAAAATCACAGCAAAAGAAGTTGCAGTTGCTAATAATGTGCCAATTATTCAAAGCAGTCAAGAAGATTTAAACTCAATTGATATAGCTTTATCTGAAGCAAAAAAAATTGGATATCCAATTATGTTAAAAGCAGCTTCTGGAGGTGGAGGTAGAGGTATGCGTGTTATTAGAAGTGATGAAGAGTTGAAAAAATCTTTTCCAGAGGCAAGAAGAGAATCATTAAATGCTTTTGGAGATGATACTGTTTTCTTGGAAAAATATGTTGAAAACCCAAAGCATATAGAAATCCAAATAGTTGCAGATACTTATGGAAACATTGTGCATTTATATGAAAGAGATTGCTCTGTTCAAAGACGGTACCAAAAAGTTATAGAATTTGCCCCTTCATTTGGTTTAACAGATAAAATTAAAAATGATTTATATACTTATGCTATTGATATTTGTAAAGCAGTAAACTATAACAATATAGGTACTGTTGAATTTTTGGTAGATGACGATGGTAGTGTATATTTTATAGAAGTAAATCCACGTATTCAGGTAGAGCATACTGTTACTGAAATGGTAACGAATATTGATTTAGTGAAAACGCAACTGTTTATAGCTGGAGGTTATAAATTAGCAGATAAACAAATAAAAATCCCAAGTCAAGAGTCAATTGTAATTACAGGATATGCATTACAATGTAGAGTTACAACGGAAGACCCTGCAAATGATTTCAAACCAGATTATGGAACAGTTTCAACGTATAGAAGTGCATCTGGATTTGGAATTAGATTAGATGCTGGAAGTATATATCAAGGGGTGAAAATATCGCCATTCTTTGATTCTATGTTAGTGAAAGTTTCTGCAAGAAGTAGAACATTAGATGGTGCTTGTAGGAAGATGTTAAGAGCTTTAGTCGAGTTTAGAGTAAGAGGTGTAAAAACAAATATAGCTTTTCTTGAAAATATATTACATCACGAAACATTTAGAAAAGGAGAGGTTACAGTTAATTTTATAAAAAATGAACCTAAACTATTTGAATTTAAAGAACCTAAAAACAGAGCTAATAAGCTCATTAATTTTTTAGGAGAGGTAATTGTAAATGGAAACCCAGATGTTAAAAAAATAAATAAAAGTCATCAGTTTACTGTACCTAAGGTTCCTAAGTTTTCAAAAACAGAAAATTATGCGAAAGGAACCAAAGATTTATTAACTGAGCTGGGACCTGAAAAGTTTGCACAGTGGTTAAAGAATGAAAAGAAAATTCATTTTACAGATACAACTATGCGTGATGCACATCAAAGTTTGTTGGCAACACGAATGAGAACTACAGATATGCTAAAAGTAGCTGAAGGATATGCAAAGAATCATCCAGAGATATTTAGTATGGAAGTATGGGGAGGTGCAACTTTTGATGTTTGTTTACGATTTTTACAGGAAAATCCATGGGAACGATTAGCATTATTAAGAAAAGCAATGCCTAATGTTTTATTACAAATGTTAATTAGAGGGTCTAATGGAGTTGGATATACAGCGTATCCAGATAATTTAGTTGAAAAATTTGTAGAAAAATCATGGGAAACTGGAGTAGATGTTTTTAGAATTTTTGATTCATTAAACTGGATGAAATCTATAGAACCATGTATTAAACATGTAAGAAATAGAACCAATGGATTAGCAGAAGCTTCTATTTGTTATACTGGGGATATTTTGAATCCAAATAAAACTAAGTATGATTTAAAATATTACTTGCAATTAGCAAAAGATATAGAAAACGCAGGAGCACATATTTTAGGAGTAAAAGATATGGCTGGGTTATTAAAGCCACAAGCAGCATATGAATTAATAAGTGCATTAAAATCAGAAATTAATATTCCTATCCATTTACATACTCACGATACATCTTCGGTTCAATCTGCAACGTATTTAAAGGCTATAGAAGCTGGTGTAGATGTTGTTGATGTAGCATTAGGAGGATTGTCTGGATTAACATCACAACCAAATTTTAACTCAATGGTTGAAATGTTACGATTTAATGAAAGAGAAAATCTTTTAAACACCGAGAAATTATCAGAGTACTCGAACTATTGGGAAGCAGTAAGAGGATATTACTATCCTTTCGAATCAGGATTAAAATCAGGAACTGGTGAAGTTTATGAACATGAAATTCCAGGAGGGCAATATTCAAATTTAAAAGGGCAAGCTATTGCTTTAGGGTTGGAAGATAAGTTTACAGAGGTAACGAAAATGTATGGAGAGGTAAATACAATGTTTGGAGATATTGTAAAAGTAACACCTAGTTCAAAAGTGGTAGGTGATATGGCTCAATATATGATAAGTAATGATTTAACAGTTAAAGATGTAATGGAAAGAGGAGATACTATTTCATTCCCACAATCTGTAATTAGTTTTTTTAAAGGAGATTTAGGACAGCCAGTTGGTGGTTTTCCTGATAAACTTCAAAAAATCATTTTAAAAAATGAAGAACCGTATACAGATAGGCCAAACGCACATTTAGAGCCAATTGATTTTGAAAAAGAATTTAAAGATTTCAAAAGACAATTTGGAAAAGGAATGGGAAGAGAGTTAGAAATTACTGATTTCTTATCATTTAAATTGTATCCAAAAGTGTTTACTGATGCCTATAACAACCATTTAAAATTTGGTAACGTAATGAATATTCCAACTAAAAACTTTTTATTTGGAATGGAAGTAGGGGAAGAAATTATGGTTGATATTGAATCAGGAAAGAAAGTGTTAATTTCATTAATGCAAAAGAGCGAGCCAGATGAGAATGGCTTTATAAATGTTTTCTTTAAGATTAACGGACAAATGAGAAATGTATCTATTAAAGATAATTCCGTAAAAGTTGATAAAATAGAAAATGTGAAAGCAGATGCAGAAGATGAAAAACAAATAGGAGCTCCTTTGCAAGGTTTATTGTCAACAGTATTAGTTAAAAACGGAGAAGAAGTAAAAGAAAATCAGCCGTTATTTATTATTGAAGCCATGAAAATGGAAACAACAGTAACAGCTATTTCTTCAGGTATTATTGATAAAGTTCTATTAGAAGCAGGATCCTTGGTTGATGCTAGTGATTTAGTAGTGAAACTGAAGTAA
- a CDS encoding Maf family nucleotide pyrophosphatase, whose product MLSNKLKNYKVILASGSPRRHELLKDLDVDFTIKLKEVDEVYPNNLKSYEITDFLAELKSKAFEKSIEKDELIITSDTIVWIDDIALGKPKNYEDAFDMLSRLSNNVHEVITSVCILNKNFKKVINDSVKVYFKKLTKEEIDYYITTYKPYDKAGAYGIQEWIGKIGITKIEGSYFTVMGFPVHKLYKELMKL is encoded by the coding sequence ATGTTATCAAATAAATTAAAAAACTATAAAGTTATTTTAGCTTCAGGTTCACCTAGAAGGCACGAGCTTTTGAAAGATTTGGATGTCGATTTTACAATTAAACTTAAAGAGGTAGATGAAGTGTATCCAAATAATTTAAAATCGTATGAAATTACTGATTTTTTAGCTGAATTGAAGTCTAAAGCTTTTGAGAAAAGTATAGAAAAAGATGAATTAATTATTACTTCTGATACTATTGTATGGATAGATGATATTGCACTAGGGAAACCTAAAAATTATGAAGATGCTTTTGATATGCTTAGCAGGTTATCAAATAACGTGCACGAGGTAATTACATCTGTTTGTATTTTAAATAAAAATTTTAAGAAAGTAATTAACGATTCAGTAAAAGTATATTTTAAAAAATTAACAAAAGAAGAGATTGATTATTACATTACTACATACAAACCGTATGATAAAGCAGGAGCTTATGGGATTCAAGAATGGATAGGAAAAATAGGAATAACTAAAATTGAAGGTAGTTATTTTACTGTTATGGGGTTCCCTGTTCATAAACTTTATAAAGAATTAATGAAATTATAA
- a CDS encoding UbiA family prenyltransferase, producing MTKIFLNIIKWKNLLYIAFIQFLFKMFFLHGYGFKTKLSFFDLFLLQLSTVGVLAAGFLINYYARKKEVKFPKYPIQKAKKIGVIIALTSVFIGFILSFNINKPYYGFIGVFNMCVIALYSLYVLKKTIFTNIINSFIKAYSVLLVWWCDLPVNLTTEQWELLFKFQLITIFYISLSFMGNIVRESIKDIININHDYTYNHQTIPIVLGRRRTKTMILIISILTSIVVLGFAISFIQNKFILSTILLLGTFPELYFIYYLLSARSDNDYKALLKKSNIVYTLAVMSIPIIAYYFKYVIK from the coding sequence ATGACTAAAATTTTTTTAAATATTATAAAATGGAAAAATCTATTGTACATAGCATTTATTCAGTTTTTATTTAAAATGTTTTTTTTACATGGTTATGGTTTTAAAACCAAACTTTCTTTTTTTGATTTATTTTTACTACAATTATCTACAGTTGGAGTATTAGCTGCCGGTTTTTTAATAAACTATTACGCAAGAAAGAAGGAAGTTAAATTTCCAAAGTATCCAATTCAGAAGGCAAAAAAAATAGGGGTTATTATAGCTCTTACTAGTGTTTTTATAGGTTTTATATTGTCTTTTAATATCAATAAACCTTATTATGGTTTTATTGGTGTTTTTAATATGTGTGTAATAGCTTTATATTCTTTGTATGTTTTAAAAAAAACAATTTTCACCAACATTATAAATTCATTTATTAAGGCATATAGTGTACTTTTAGTATGGTGGTGTGATTTACCCGTGAATTTAACAACAGAACAATGGGAGTTATTATTTAAATTTCAACTTATAACGATATTCTATATTTCGCTATCATTTATGGGGAATATTGTTAGGGAAAGTATAAAAGATATTATAAATATTAATCATGATTATACTTATAATCACCAAACAATTCCAATAGTTTTAGGGAGAAGAAGAACAAAAACAATGATTTTAATTATTTCAATTTTAACAAGTATAGTTGTATTGGGATTTGCAATTTCATTTATTCAAAATAAATTTATACTCTCAACAATTTTATTATTAGGTACCTTTCCTGAATTATACTTCATTTATTATTTATTAAGTGCAAGAAGTGATAATGACTATAAGGCTTTGCTAAAAAAATCTAATATAGTTTACACTTTAGCTGTTATGAGTATTCCTATTATTGCTTACTATTTTAAATATGTTATCAAATAA
- a CDS encoding porin family protein, producing the protein MKKIAILVLFLLGVVQVSQSQIQFGIKGGINYNSDSFQEVKTDVLDGAKSKTGFHIGVLSRIKIPVIGLYVQPELVYTSLKSEISAKNSDEIASYNFQKIDIPVLLGKKFLKVAHVFVGPSFQYIIDGDFSLKSLNDVKTDVSGFTVGLQLGAGVELGKIGLDVRWERAFSDTESQLINSNGAPNVNFDTRVNQIIVGLSYRF; encoded by the coding sequence ATGAAAAAAATAGCAATATTAGTTTTGTTTTTATTAGGAGTTGTTCAAGTTTCTCAATCACAAATACAGTTTGGTATTAAAGGGGGGATTAATTACAATTCTGATTCTTTTCAAGAGGTAAAAACAGATGTTTTAGACGGTGCTAAGAGTAAAACTGGATTTCATATTGGGGTTTTATCACGTATAAAAATTCCTGTAATTGGTTTGTATGTTCAGCCTGAGTTGGTATATACATCTTTAAAAAGTGAAATATCAGCTAAAAATTCAGATGAAATAGCTAGTTATAATTTTCAAAAAATTGATATACCTGTATTATTAGGTAAAAAATTTTTAAAGGTAGCCCATGTTTTTGTAGGTCCATCTTTTCAATACATTATTGATGGGGATTTTAGTTTAAAAAGTTTAAACGATGTAAAAACTGATGTAAGTGGTTTTACAGTTGGACTTCAATTAGGTGCTGGTGTTGAATTAGGTAAGATAGGATTAGATGTAAGATGGGAAAGAGCTTTTTCAGATACTGAATCACAATTAATTAATAGTAATGGAGCTCCAAATGTTAATTTTGATACAAGAGTAAACCAAATTATAGTTGGATTATCATATAGGTTTTAA
- a CDS encoding YchJ family protein, protein MNTMQCPCNPSIKYKNCCQKAHQNINLAISAENLMRSRYSAFVLGNIDYLQKSHHSSTRPNKKEKKEILKWSKSVQWIKLEVLKTFRGTSIDSVGNVEFKAFFMENGKIEVIHENSLFHKENNHWVYVEAI, encoded by the coding sequence ATGAATACGATGCAATGTCCATGTAATCCATCTATAAAATATAAAAATTGCTGTCAAAAAGCACATCAAAATATTAACTTAGCTATATCTGCTGAAAATTTAATGCGCTCAAGATACAGTGCTTTTGTACTAGGTAATATTGATTATCTACAAAAGAGTCATCATAGCAGTACAAGACCAAATAAAAAAGAGAAAAAAGAAATTTTAAAATGGTCTAAATCGGTTCAATGGATTAAACTTGAAGTTTTAAAAACATTTAGAGGTACTTCTATCGATAGTGTTGGAAATGTAGAATTCAAAGCTTTTTTTATGGAAAATGGGAAAATAGAAGTTATCCATGAAAACTCTCTTTTCCATAAAGAAAATAATCATTGGGTTTATGTAGAGGCTATATAA
- the smpB gene encoding SsrA-binding protein SmpB: MQKNINIQNKKARFEYEIIDKYTAGIQLTGTEIKSIRHSKARITESFCEFNDKGELFVINMYIEEYAFGNQFNHNPKSERRLLLNKRELKKLAREVEAKGNTIVPLRLFINENGWAKLDVALAKGKKTHDKRETMKDRDSKRDLARIKKNFN, encoded by the coding sequence ATGCAAAAAAATATAAACATACAGAATAAAAAAGCTCGTTTTGAATACGAGATTATAGATAAATATACTGCAGGAATTCAGCTTACTGGAACGGAAATAAAGTCGATACGTCATAGCAAAGCAAGAATTACAGAAAGTTTTTGTGAATTTAATGATAAAGGAGAACTTTTTGTTATTAATATGTATATTGAAGAGTATGCTTTCGGTAATCAATTTAATCACAATCCTAAAAGTGAAAGGCGTTTGTTATTGAATAAAAGAGAGTTGAAAAAATTAGCTAGAGAAGTTGAAGCTAAAGGGAATACAATTGTTCCTTTAAGACTTTTTATTAATGAAAATGGCTGGGCTAAATTAGACGTAGCTTTAGCAAAAGGTAAGAAGACACATGATAAAAGGGAAACGATGAAAGATCGTGATAGCAAAAGAGATTTAGCTAGAATAAAAAAGAATTTTAATTAA